In the Excalfactoria chinensis isolate bCotChi1 chromosome 18, bCotChi1.hap2, whole genome shotgun sequence genome, GCTGACCTGGCAAGGCGCTTGTCAattagaaatacaaacaaacacagtaTTCATTCATTATTCTTAAAGCCCTTCAGGCAAGGGACAACCCTTCCCCTTCTGTCTGGCTGTCAGAGAACACTCACATGCACTCACGTGCAAAGCTGTCACGGGAAGAAGGAGCAAATTCCAAACAACTTGTCTTCCTGAATTGTTGTCTCAACAGCTAAATGGTGCAGACCATTGGTACCTATTGGCTGGCCATGCAGCATGgccaagctgctggagcaccACATGAGAATGCTTTATTTGAGGTGCCCGAGCTCcctgttctgtgctttgcagaCGGTGTCTCCTCTACTTCCAAGCATGGGGCACACGATGCACACACAGGTTGGGTAAAGCCAtttcaggagcagcagccaccaaATGGAGCTGCATGGTGGGTAAAAGCAGAGGTCTGCAaataaaagaaggcagaaaaccAGCAGCTGATCAGGGAGGCTGTGTGCGTAGCGCAGCTCCCCTCACAGAGCAGCCATGCTCTCAGCCACAGAAGATTGATCGTGGAACCAGGTGACTCGTGGCAGACTTGTCAGCACTGCAGACTTCATAGCTAAGGTGGAAATGGGTGTCTGCATTTAATCCCCTTTATTGCAGTTGAAGCTCCAGTCACTAAGGGGAAAAGGAGTGCTTTGTAGATTGGGTTCCTGGGGACGTGAGGGGTTACTGCAGCTAAGTTAGCAGTTCAGTGTGCTGGGAACTAACTCATAGTGCTCCCCTGTACCGAAAAGGCTCTGGGTACAACTCcaaataaggaaaatgaaataggCCATGgctcagcagaaggaaatgggCTTCACTGCCAAATCACCAGCACTCATCCAGACGAGTCTTGGAAGTCATCAGCACTGGAGTGCAATTCTTGGTAGCTTTTGTGGAATGAGCTTTAAGGGGCTTAAGGACAGTCCTAACAAAATTAGGTTACTGAAAGCTAGGGGATATTTTCCTCTCAAACACGTGAGATTATTCCTGGACCTGCCACTACAACTCAAAgcaaagaagagctgaagggTCCCTGTGCCTCCATGTGCACAGAGAAACCCAAAGCGAAGCTGCAGTAGCCCCACACACCACTGGAGGACTGCGGATGTGGTTAGATGCATCACAGCAACTTGTGGAAGCcattagtttgtttgtttgtttgcctgaaatatgtatttagaaaaagaaacaacagcaacacgGAATAAAATAACCTTCTGCTAAGTGTCAAACCTCGTGTAAGAAAGGAGGACGAGCAGAGTAGAGCGTGCAGAGTTCTGACCGCCTGCTCCAGTGCGCAGCTCTCCCTCTCTGCTCCACCAGGACTCAGCTGCAGAGGTGGGGAAGTGCTCACAGCAttaacagcagcacctcctggtGCTTAGACCAGAGGGAAGCACAACGACGCTACTAGAGCAATGACCACATGTAACTCGTAACTCTTTTGTACTGGAGAGTTGCTTTGCCTTGAGAGCTCCCCGGAGGTGCAGGTTTTGCTATTGGTCCAGCATTTTACACTGTGCTTTGCCAAAGGATCCCAGGTCATTCCAAAACTGGGGATCGCTGGGCTTCCCACAagaacacagcagcaacaggagAAGGATGTAGCAGCTCTTTGACTGCAGAAAAGCTCCGAACAAGCTAAAGCTGTAAAGAGAATTGAAGGAGTAGATCCTCATAGGGATACCTCCAAGTTACCCCACTGACACCAAGAGGATGCTCTGCCGGGACGAAGCTGGTACCCAGGCTTTGCATTTCCTAACAAGGCTGAGTTATTTCTGCTCCACCTGTCCCTTCCACCTCCCCCTGGCTGTGCAGGCCTTGCACAGGGATTTATGGCTGATacaggcacaggctgcaggtTCGTTACTGGATAGAAAAACAACCCGTTTGTCGGCAAATCCATCGAAAGGGAGCTAGAAAGAAAATCGATAGCTGTGTTTGCCTGGGAATTTCTCTTGCAGTGAGAGATTGTCACTGCCGGATCCAACAGGTCTGTGAGGAGCTCAGCCAGCTTTATGGCTGCCCAGTGCAAGAGATGGGCACtgcaaggaggctgtgggtgtgATGCTGggggatgcagcactgcactgctgctggcgtggggctgctgtccccatccccgcGGGGCAGCGGTGGCCGGAGCTCCGCGAGGACCTGCTGCCCTCTGGTGGCACGGAGCAGGACGGCAGGTACCAGCCCTCACCCTCGTGGGGGAGACCCACGAGTAGGGATCACACCCTACCGCCCCGCGGGGAGCTTTCCTGAATGGCAAAGCGTGTTAGCACCGATGTAAGCCCAGTGTCCTGAGATTCGTCCAGACCACGATGTTGAACGAGCCTCACTCAATGCATTTCCCAAAGGACCCCATGGCTGCCAGCATGGCACAGGCTGTGCCGTCCTCCTGATGCACAGGGAGAAGAGAGGCCGGATAGAAAGGTCAGAGggatggagaggaggagggaagaggcaGGAGGGAAATGACTGATTATATGATTAATGGCTTTGCTCATCAGCCCTGTGCCTGTGTGATAGAAACACCCTCCTCTATTTCCAGGCATGAGCAGCAGAGAGGGATGGATCTGAGTAGAGCAAGATGGTGGCAGGAGCTGCaagtgagaaggaaggaagtgaGAACGAAGGGAGGCTGTGGCCTCGTGCTATGTGATAGCCGAATGGCCATGAGAGCAGCGTGCAGGACCTCATGGTGGCCCTACAGGCCCTTATGGCAGCCTACAACCCATCATGGCGGCCCTACAGGCCCTTATGGCAGCCTACAACCCATCATGGTGGCCCTACAGGCCTTTATGGCAGCCTACAACCCATCGTGGTGGCCCTACAGGCCCTTATGGCAGCCTACAACCCATCATGGCGGCCCTACAGGCCCTTATGGCAGCCTATGACCCATCATGGTGGCCCTACAGGCCCTTATGGCAGCCTACGACCCCTCATGGCGGCCCTACAGGCCCTTATGGCAGCCTACAACCCATCATGGCGGCCCTACAGGCCCTTATGGCAGCCTACAACCCATCATGGTGGCCCTACAGGCCCTTATGGCAGCCTACGACCCCTCATGGTGGCCCTACAGGCCCTTATGGCAGCCTACAACCCATCATGGCGGCCCTACAGGCCCTTATGGCAGCCTACAACCCATCATGGCGGCCCTACAGGCCCTTATGGCAGCCTACGACCCATCATGGCGGCCCTACAGGCCCTTATGGCAGCCTACAACCCATCATGGCGGCCCTACAGGCCCTTATGGCAGCCTACGACCCATCATGGCGGCCCTACAGGCCCTTATGGCAGCCTACGACCCCCTCCTCAGCCCCGCCCCCCCCTTACCCCGCCGTGTGCGCAGGCGGCCCTCAGGACTCCACCTCCCAGCGCGCCGTGCGCCGCGCAGCACACGTGATCGGCGTCGCGGGGCATGCCGGGGAGCGGCTGCGCGGCCCGGGTTGCGGCGAGCAGGTAAGGCGCAGAGCGGGCCCCGCGGCGAGTGGCGCCCCCTGCAGGCGGGGCGGGTGGGCGGGCGGCTGCCCCCAGCACCGCGCCCAGCTGCGGGGCCGCCCCAGCGCCGCGGAGGGCAGCGAAGCCGGGTCGGATCGGGAGGGAGGCGGCGCTCCCCCAGCGCTGCGGGGCCGCGAGCAGGGCCAGGCCGGGCCTCGGGCTCACCGTGCGCTGTGTGGGAGCAACGGCCCGACGTGGGGTACGAGCGAGGGAGGGGAGAGCTGCGGGGATAATGGCATCGCCGCGTGGAGATGCGTGCTTGCATGCGATAAGGTTGTGCTTATGAAAAGAGCATCACACAAAGCGACCTTCAAACCGAAGCTGAGTTAAAACCAAAGGAAAGCCCGTCTGACGTTTTACATGAATGGAAATACTTTTGACCGCAGCTCCCCTTGTAACCCATCAGCCGGCAGCTCCTCGTGCACTGCCAAAGGGAAACGGCAGTAACGAGTCCTGCATCCCGTGCTTAATTCGTAACCCTCGCTGCTGTCCATCCCTCAGAGCAATGCACCCGATCTGCACAGCAGCGCACAGCCTCCTTGTAACACAGCTgaggtgctgctcagcaggaaaggaaagctgtgccCCCGCTTTGGGGTCAGCTCCCAGCCTGGGACCCCACTATTGGAGATCCCGCAGTGCCCATCCCTGCAATGTGGGCTAAAAAGATCCTCATAGCTGATAAATTCAGatctccccccccctcctctttGTATGAACATAAAGAACTTCTCTCCGTTCCAACTGTCTCCTTCCACTTGAGCAAACGCTAAACTGAAACACACTGAACCTTTCTGTCTGAAATGCTCCTGAGGGCAAAGCAGGCAAACGCAGCGGGGAAGAGAGAGTGCTGCGTGCGTGCAGCCATTATTGGGAAGAAAGCTTTCTGCTCGCATCCCTCTGTGCCCAGCTCTTCGTTTTAAAGACCAACtacttccttcccctcctctccccctagaagaaatgttttctcccCGTTTCTTTTTAACGGCTAAGCAATGCAATAGCAGAGGTATTGAAACTCAGTCTGCTGCATAATAACGTAATGATGTGAACcctgttctgttccttttgaACGGATGGCTGCTTCAGCGAGGGAGCTGCTGGgatctgctccctgctgtgcgGGATGTGAGGATGAAGAAACCTGGACTGAAGTTGAATGGCAACCACGGCGGTACAAAACTGAACCTAAACACAGGAATGAAGTCGGTGCTACGAGATTATAGAATACAGAGAAATTATATGCAATTAAGCTAAGTTCAGGACCTAAGAGAGAACACGTGCAGTCTGTATTATCAAGTGTTCGGAGTTGCCTGGTAGCTCCGTTTCTGCTAATAGCTGATAGAATGCTGCTGCATCAAGCTGTACTTATTTGCATGATGCAGCATGGCAGAGGTTAATGAAGTACACTGGCTTAAAGACATCAACGCATGTTTCCACTATAAACAGTCAATCACAGAACGAGTGGAAGCCGACACATCATTCCTTCTAGGATTGCCTCCTGGCAAACACATGGAACCTTGAAAATTTATTTTGGCTTTctagaaaagcagttttaaaccatgaacatttattttgctcatGTCTGATGTCTTATCTGAATGCAGGTCTCCAGAGGTGATATATTAATGTCCTAAAGCGTTGCACCATCTGGTTCCTCTTTTGATGCACAACATTTGAACGCTTGGTTTAATCTCTCTGGATTTCAGAGTAAATTATGTAAACTCGCAGGCTTGGCAGCAGGAGATGGGCACCATGAGGAGATGATTCAGTCATCAATATATATTGGGCTTCCTTATTGCTGCCATTACACTTCTTTCAGTTCTACTTATAAATTTTGCAAGCAAATAATTCATTGCACTAGAAGCTGAGGGTTAGTTTTAGGATTTGCCCGCTCTGAGATCAGCGATGATAAATCTACCCTTCTCACATGTGGAAAAGCCAACTGggtttctgttttccaggtcTGGGAGATAAATCAGAAATAAACTGCATGTATATGTAACTGCTGGTGATGAcataaatcacattttcttttttctttctggacagAATTGGAGCACCTTAGAATACATGCGAGTACCAGATTCTGCACTGGCTAAAGCTGCCTGTGGAAAGCCATGGCTTCTGCTCCTCAGCTCAACTCGGATGCGCTCCGAGAGGTTCTGGAGTGCCCCATTTGCATGGAGTCCTTTACAGAGGAGCACCTGAGACCCAAGCTCTTACATTGCGGGCACACCATCTGCAAACAGTGCTTGGAGAAGCTCCTAGCAACCAGCATTAACGGGATACGCTGCCCTTTTTGCAGCAAAATCACTCGGATCAAAACCTTAGCTCAGCTGACTGACAATCTTACTGTACTGAAGATCATAGACACCACGGGGCTGGGGGAAGTGGTTGGTCTCCTCATGTGCAAAGTCTGTGGGAGAAGATTGCCAAGACACTTCTGCAAGAGTTGTGGCTTGGTTTTATGTGAGCCGTGCAAGGAGACATCACACATGCCCCAAGGGCATAACGTCATTGCCATCAAAGAAGCTGCTGAAGAGCGTAGGAGGGAATTTGGGACAAGGCTTGCCAGACTTCGGGAGCTCATGGAtgatctgcagaaaagaaaagcatctctgGAGGTTGTTTCAAGTGACCTGCAATCCAGATACAGAGCAGTTCTGCAAGATTACAGCAAAGAAGAGCGCAAGATCCAGGAAGAGCTGGCCAGGTCACGCAAGTTCTTCACCACCTCTTTGTCTGAAGTGGAGAAGGTAAATAATCAGGTAATGGAGGAACAAGCTTATCTGCTGAACTTAGCAGAAGTGCAGATATTGTCTCGCTGTGATTATTTCCTTGCCAAAATAAAGCAAGGAGATATCGCCCTCttggaggaggcagcagatgAGGAAGAACCAGAACTGACAAACAATCTCCCAGGGGAGCTGATACTTCACGAGGTTGAACTCCTTAAAGTGAGCCATGTGGGACCACTGCAGATTGGGCAGGTGGTGAAGAAACCCCGGACTGTTAACTTGGAAGAATCACTCATGGAAACCGCAGCATCCTCATCGGCATCATTTAGAGAGCCTGACTTGGTGCAACAAGAAGCCAGCTGCACACCAAATTCCTCCCCAGTCAAGCCGAGGATGCCCGAAGCAGCTGCAAGCATCCAACAGTGTCACTTCATCAAGAAGATGGGCTCTAAGGGTAGCCTGCCAGGGATGTTCAATCTGCCCGTCAGCCTGTACGTCACTCTCCAAGGAGAGGTGCTTGTGGCAGACAGAGGCAATTTTCGAATCCAGGTTTTCACCCGCAAGGGCTTCCTGAAAGAGATCCGACGGAGCCCCAGCGGCATCGACAGCTTCGTCCTGAGCTTCCTTGGAGCAGACCTGCCTAATTTGACTCCCCTTTCTGTCACCATGAATTGCCATGGCCTGATAGGCGTGACCGACAGCTACGATAACTCCGTCAAGGTGTACACCATGGATGGCCACTGTGTGGCATGTCACAGGAGCCAGCTAAGCAAGCCCTGGGGCATCGCGGCTCTGCCCTCTGGGCAGTTTGTGGTGACTGATGTGGAAGGGGGGAAGCTGTGGTGCTTCACTGTGGACCGTGGCGTGGGGGTGGTGAAATACACCTGCTTGTGTAGCGCGGTGCGCCCCAAGTTTGTCACTTGTGATGCTGAAGGGACCATATACTTCACTCAGGGGCTGGGGCTCAACTTGGAAAACAGGCAGTACGAACACCACTTAGAAGGAGGCTTTTCTATTGGCTCCGTCGGTCCAGACGGGCAGCTGGGACGCCAGATTAGCCACTTCTTCTCTGAGAATGAGGATTTCAGGTGCATTGCCGGGATGTGCGTAGATGCCAGAGGAGACCTCATCGTTGCTGACAGCAGCCGTAAAGAAATCCTGCATTTTCCTAAAGGAGGTGGCTATAATATCTTAATCCGGGAGGGACTCACCTGCCCGGTTGGTATTGCCATTACTCCCAAAGGGCAGCTGTTGGTGCTGGACTGTTGGGATCATTGCATTAAGATCTACAGTTACCATCTGAGAAGATATTCCACCCCTTAAAGGCGTTTCACTGGAGAAAACCCCTGTCATTAGCAGCAGTTCTTCCAGCCTCACTGCTATCTGACAGGAACCAGTGtcaaacactgagaaaactgCACCATGGCCCAACAGGGGTTGGCATGGAGTCCAtcactctgttttctgtttgggaACAAGATCACTAACATGGTGGTgctctgcattttctctttttcaatctgcacagtagaaaagaaaagcaagaaggaagagATCCTTCTGGAAAATCGGTTTTTTTGCTAAATGACCAGTCACTCCTTAACCCTTCTCACCTCCTTATTCTGCATTGACTACGTCTTCATCCACTGTACCTTTCTTTGTGCCATAAACACTGACTGACTGCCCTAAATCACCTTCCTTTAGGGGACTGGAGAGGCAATCCTCTCCTTGCCATGGTACTCACGAGGAACTTGGTAGCAGTTGTCTGGGCAACTACTacagaaagcaatttctgaTTGCAGCactgcataaaataaaatagcccTCTTAAACTGCACGGAGATGGAGCTTTACTTTCAAACTGAGGAGCGAGGggtttctctctctgcttttctgccattCAGGAGATTGCCCCTGTCGTGCCGTTTGTGAACCGCGTCTGTTCAATGTGAAGTGAGTACAGTGCAATCATGGGAGACCGAGCTGAGCCAGAAAACTGCCCTCTGATGGCAACGGGGTGATTATTACTGCTAAGAATTCcactggggaggaggaggaggggggggggggctgaaggaaaaagaaatcagggGAAATCTGTTGATATTCAGAAGTGTTCTGGTATTAAATGTATCCTGGGAACTGTCTTTGGGAGGTACCTTCAtctgggttggggggggaggaggagggtaGTAAATTAGATCACACACAACTGTATGTTCACCTGCACCTCACTGCCTGCATTCTGGATCATCACCCTTACAGACAGCTTTCCACGTGTCTGCACTTTATATCCCACGATGaggtttggggtgggggggtgggggtgggattGCTTCATTTTAATCTCTTTTAGCACTCGGAAGCACATCCATTGGTGCGTTGCCTTTTTCTCCTCGCACACAGCAAATCACGACATTCCTCAGCTTTTTTTATGGCGCCAGCAGGCACCAGAGTTCATGTTCATCACCGGCTTTGGGCCAAATGAagcacaaaactgcagctgtgtgaACCAAGCCCCCACAGCGCTACTCTCCTCACTGATAAATGTGTACCTCAGTGTGGTGCTGCTTGCCTGGAATAGTTTATTGAAGGAAGGACGCATTCAAATAGGGCACAGTGGTAGCATGTTAATCTGCCACAGATAATAGTTACGCTgcagtgcatttattttgttgctatCAACAACATAGTTGCAAATTTAGGGGCACGGCAGACAGTATAAAAGCTGATTTTATGGTGGGCTGCCGTGCGACAGCAAATTGTTGCTTGTCCTACAACATGTATGCaacaggtgatttttttttatgcacCTGTATACTTTTCCCTGGTGAAGCAGCAAAGTATAACAGccttcagagcagctgctgctgcagcccattGCAGGGCAGCGATGGGGTTTCCAgatgcagctctgggagcagaACCCTTTGGCACAATTtggtttttccttctccctgttgTGCTCAGCAGCAACACAGAGCAGGACCGGCACAACAGGAGCCCAGCTGTGTGATGGAGCTGCCCATGAGCAGGACCACGTCCTGTTCTTCCCACTGTAATGCACTGTAGAAAGGTCGTAGAGAAGAGGATAGGAGCTAAGAGGGGATGATTAGCAGGGCAGATGATGGAAGGCACTAAAGGAGCCCAAGGGAATTGaacccccccctccctcctgcactgctctgtgtaTTTGCTGAGGCCATCGATATGCACACAACTGTTTacattccctgcttctctttCTGGATGGGAGGGGGCAGTTGCCTGAGGTACGTAACAGCAATGTGGGGAGCTGATCTCATCTTGCATGTGTGTTTTTGGGAGATGACTACTATTACTGGCACCTTCTGCAGTTAATTACACTGTAACTCAAGGcgctttttttccagtattatGGTAATGTCAGTTCCTCTCCTACTGATCTCTTTTAAACATCTCTCCTGTTTCTAAGAACTGCTCCAAGCAGGAAGCTACTGTGGACCTGAATAATTGAAGCAATATTATCTATGATAATATGTACCTCTTGTCATTTTCTGTTCCAATGGAATTCTGTTTTGCAATAAACACCACACTACCAGCAGGAACGTGTCCTGGTGTGCTTAAAGGGACATAAAAGCTTGTCCAGCAAATGGGCTGAGCTGTTGTTTACCCCGCTCTGTTACTGGGTACACAGCTCAAACAAAGCATCTGTCATCTGCTGCTCGCCCAGACACTCGGGAAGAATAACACTGCTGTGCCATGCATTGGTGGGACAAAGCAGGGCGAGGGCTGCCTGCCTGCGTTTTGTCTGCAGCTCTTTTGGGCTGGGGTTTCAGgccagaaagggaaaaaggaaatctgtTATCCTTAGCCCTTCCCTTGCCACAACCCGGCTGACTGGGAGGTGATGTTGCAGAGCTGTATTTCTTGCTGTGGTGCCCCCAGTGTGATGCTGTGATCGTCTGCCAAATGAGATGAAACGGGGCAATAAAAGATTGTGATGAAATAGTTTTGCTTCTGCTCTCTACCTGGAGAAAGAACTTGTCTGGTTGTACGTATGTGTTCGGTTTTTCGAGATGGtgtaataaaggaaaaattgaTCCAATTAACAGTGCATTGCAGACGGCTCATTTGGTTATTAAAAACGCTTCGTCTTCTCCCTTTGGTGGCAGATCATGTTTTATGGCTGGTGGGAATGAGCCTCGCTAACACAATGGCTGCACCACCCCTTCTGCGCTGGCATGGTGGGGAGGACAGATCTGATGGGCAGCTCTGATGTAACTTCATCTAACATTTCTCTACCCACCCCATAAACAAAGCCTGGAGTTTCTCCCATCCAATGGCAGTGATGCTCCTGCACTTtctgcctcagtgctgcatgGCTACAGAGGCAGAACGTTCAACACTGCAACACGTCTGTATTGGAACAGCGCGTTTACATGGAGCCAAAGgggagcaaagcagtgctgtacTCAGCTTTCAGAGACCTCCGTGTATCACCAGCACATGCAGGCTCTCCCCTGCCacgcagcacagctgctgatCTGGGGAAAGGCTGTCATTATTCGTGCTCATCTCAGATGATACAGAACAGCTCTTTAAACAGCGACGAGCTGCCAGTTTATCAGTTACAGCTTATGAATGCTCTAACATTTGTTCCGGGCAGCAGCTGACAGCCATGGTTTCAAATGGGGGACGAGCAGGAGAGAGCTTCTTAATCAAAGGGGGCAGAGCTACAAAAGTAAAAACTCCATCCAGATGCTTTGAGTTGTTTCCATTGTATAGCTTAAGTGATTTTTCTGGGTCATTACTCCATGTGAGGATTTtaagttatttcattttgcacaaCTAATTACTCGCCTGGTAATTCTGGATTACAATCAGCGGTGCATAAGGTCGCTTAGCAGGCTGAGTCACAGCGCAGACTTTAGTCTATACTAAATTTCATGGCAACCAGCTagattggttttttttttcctcctctgagcAAAATGTCAAAATCTGAGGgtttgaaacaaacagaatcGTCTAAACCACAAGATGGGAGAGTGTTATAAAGGTAACGGAGTGGTGGTTTGT is a window encoding:
- the TRIM32 gene encoding LOW QUALITY PROTEIN: E3 ubiquitin-protein ligase TRIM32 (The sequence of the model RefSeq protein was modified relative to this genomic sequence to represent the inferred CDS: deleted 1 base in 1 codon; substituted 1 base at 1 genomic stop codon) → MKKPGLKLNGNHGGTKLNLNTGMKIGAPXNTCEYQILHWLKLPWKAMASAPQLNSDALREVLECPICMESFTEEHLRPKLLHCGHTICKQCLEKLLATSINGIRCPFCSKITRIKTLAQLTDNLTVLKIIDTTGLGEVVGLLMCKVCGRRLPRHFCKSCGLVLCEPCKETSHMPQGHNVIAIKEAAEERRREFGTRLARLRELMDDLQKRKASLEVVSSDLQSRYRAVLQDYSKEERKIQEELARSRKFFTTSLSEVEKVNNQVMEEQAYLLNLAEVQILSRCDYFLAKIKQGDIALLEEAADEEEPELTNNLPGELILHEVELLKVSHVGPLQIGQVVKKPRTVNLEESLMETAASSSASFREPDLVQQEASCTPNSSPVKPRMPEAAASIQQCHFIKKMGSKGSLPGMFNLPVSLYVTLQGEVLVADRGNFRIQVFTRKGFLKEIRRSPSGIDSFVLSFLGADLPNLTPLSVTMNCHGLIGVTDSYDNSVKVYTMDGHCVACHRSQLSKPWGIAALPSGQFVVTDVEGGKLWCFTVDRGVGVVKYTCLCSAVRPKFVTCDAEGTIYFTQGLGLNLENRQYEHHLEGGFSIGSVGPDGQLGRQISHFFSENEDFRCIAGMCVDARGDLIVADSSRKEILHFPKGGGYNILIREGLTCPVGIAITPKGQLLVLDCWDHCIKIYSYHLRRYSTP